Genomic DNA from Acuticoccus sp. MNP-M23:
GGGGGAAGCGTGTCGAGCCCTTCCTCGATCCTGGTGCGGCAGGTGGAGCAGCGCGCCCGCCCCCCGCAGACCGACGTGTGGGGAATGCCGTGCTGACGGCTGATTTCCAGTAGCGTCAATCCGGGCTTGGCCAGAACCGTCCGCTGGCCGGGATAGGTCACCGAAACGCGCCCGCGCGAAAACAGGCCCAGCGTGCCCGCCAGTGCGACCAGCAAGGTGGCGGCAATGGTGGCCAGAATGATCTGGCGGCCGGTGTGGATGATGGGCGTGGACCATGCGACGGCCTCGCGGGTGAGGTCGGCCGTGCCGGCGCCGGTGAGCGCGATCCGGCGCGCCCCCTCGATCCAGCCGAGGCTGGCCAGCACCGGCACCAAAACGGCAAGCGTGAGGAGGAGGGGCATCGCCCGCTTGTACCAGGACTTCAGCCGCAGCCAGTAGCGCAGGCCGATGACGGCATGAACCCACACCACAAACAGGAGAACGGTCTGCCAGGTGAGGAGCCCCGGCCAGAAGAGCTCCAGCACCGCAAAATAGGAATTTGAGATGTCGAACCAGTCGTGGAGGCCGCGGGTGCCGACCACATGGTCGATGAGCATCACCGGGATGATGAGCCCGAGGACAAGCTGCAACGCTTCGGGGATGGGGATGCGCCAGGTGCGCCGCCGCGCTGTCTTGTAAAGGGCGAGCGCGGCATGGACCGCCAGCGCCCCGTAGAGAAGCACTGTGCCGACATCGGTGTGCCAGATCGCCCGGCGGACCGCCCCCACAGCTTCCATGACCTCCACGCTGTAAAGCCCCAGCGCATGGTTGAGGTAGTGGGTGAGCACGAAGGCAAACAGCACCAGCCCGGAGGCCAGGCGAAGGCGCTGGACCCAGGACCCTTTTGCCGCGTTCCGGTCCGGTGCCAATACTGAAGTTTCTGTCAATTCGATCTCCAACACCCTATCGCGGTCAACGATAGCGGCGCCCCGGCCAGCCATCGGACAGGGCAACCGGCCCCGACGCACGGCGCGCCGTACCGATCACCGAACGCCCGATCAAACACAATCGCACGGCCGGCACGAGATGCGCGCCGGAATGGCAGCCCTGTCCGTTCCGGCGCGGCGGGCGCACGAGCGACCGGCAATCGCTCGCCGGTGCCTCGGGGCATTGTCGTGATGCTTGTTTGTCCGCCGCAAGCGCGACCTAGTCGTGGTTTGCCACGTTGAGCCGGTGGGAGGCGAGGAGCTTGGTGTCCGTCACCTTCCAGGGGCCGACCTTCACTTTGTAGGGGGCCGCGAGACCTGCCTTTTCGATCCGCTGAGCGTTCTTGTGGTAGACGCGGATCATCCGCTGGCCGGGTGCGATCGCGTCGGCGCTCTTGCTGCCATAGTCCGGGTTGGGCATCGTCAGGTGTTCGCCGTAGTCGAAGTCATAAACGTCCAGCGCGACGGCATTCCAGCTCACGAACTCGGCGATGGTGCCGAAGCCGATCTTCCGGCCTTTCATCTCGACGTCGCTGTGGAGCTGGAAGCCTCGCAGGGAGGTGAAAAGGTCCCGCTCCTCGTCCGTGCCGGACATCTGGATGCGGACGATCTCCACGCCCGATCCGATTTCGCAGAGCGACTCGTAGCTCATCGCAATCTTCGAGATGCCGTCCCATCTCTTGTCGTCCAGCCGCGGGACGAGCCCGGCCCATTTCGTGGCCTTGCCGATGCGGGCTTTCTTCTCACTGAGGAAGACATCCCGGTGATATTGGAGCGTCGCCGTTACCTTGAAATAATCTTGCAGATAATTGGGGGCGGTAAAGGTGACGGTCGCGCCTTTGATTTTATTCGTCAGATAAGTTTTCAAGAGTTGGGCTGAAAGCGGGGTCTTTCCCTTGACCGTTTTCTTGGCCACTGCCGCGGCGAGGCGCAAATACCAAGCATGAACCTTTTTGACGTCATAATTCGCCAACACATCGTCTGACATGAAAAATCACCTTCTTGAAATAAATGGTCACTTCGATTGAAGCCTTTCGGTCAGCTCGCTGGCCACGGGCACGGTGGCGCAGTCGTGGCCTGACCCCTCGAAAACCGTGATGGTGACGGCGGTCAGAGGCTCAGCAAAAAGCGCCGTCGCCTCGGTGATCGCGCCGGTCGGCGAAAACAGGACGCTGGATTCAGCGTCCGCCGCCTCCGCCGAACCTGCCGGGACCGCCTTCAGCACGATCGCGAGTGCCTCCGGGCTGGGGGCGCAGGCCGGCTGTGCGTGGACCAGAACGTCATCGCCGGTGGATTGGGTGGTGAAGGCCAGCGGCTTGAGTTGCGCATCCAGCGCCGCGTCGAGGCGCGATGCCCAGAGCGCCGCCGCGGTCTCACCGCTCCATGCTGGCACAGATGAAAGAGCGCAGGGCAGGGCGAAAGCGATGGTGAAAAACAACGAGAAATTCATTTTGAAAGCTCGCTTAAAGTATAAATACTAAGACCATCAATTCAAGTTGGTGGTGGGGCGGAGGATTGTCAAATAAAAAGGGCGGCCCTGAGGCCGCCCTTTGTTGGGAGAAACTTGACCGCCGGCCTCAGGCGGCTTCCGCCACCGCTCCACCGTGGCCGATGCGCTCGAACACCAGCCGCTCGGATGTGGGTGTCGCGCGCACCGTGTCGCCGTCCATCACCTCGCCGCCGATGATCTTCTCGGCCAGCGGGTTCTGGATCTCCTTCTGGATCACCCGCTTGAGCGGCCGTGCGCCGTAGACCGGGTCGTAACCGCGAGCGGCGAGCCACTCGCGCGCGTCGTCCGACAGCTCCAGCGTGATCTTCCGGTCCGCCAGAAGCTGGCGCAGCCGGCCCATCTGGATGTCGACAATGGCGCCCATCTGCGCCCGCTTGAGGCGGGAGAACAGGACGATCTCGTCGAGCCGGTTCAGGAACTCCGGCCGGAAGGTGGCGCGCAGCATCTCCATCACCTGCGGGCGCACCGCGTCCACCTCGTCATGCTCGCCCTGCGATGCGAGGAACTCGGCGCCGGTGTTGGACGTCATGATGATCAGCGTGTTGCGGAAGTCGACCGTGCGGCCCTGTCCATCCGTCAGCCGCCCGTCGTCGAGCACCTGCAGGAGGACGTTGAACACGTCCGGATGCGCCTTCTCGATCTCGTCGAACAGCACGACCTGGTAGGGCCGGCGGCGGACGGCTTCCGTCAGCGCGCCGCCTTCCTCGTAGCCGACATAGCCCGGAGGGGCACCGATCAGCCGCGAGACGGCATGCTTTTCCATGTACTCCGACATGTCGATCCGGCACATGGCCGTCTCGTCGTCGAACAGGAACGAGGCCAGCGCCTTGGTCAGCTCCGTCTTGCCGACGCCCGTCGGCCCGAGGAACATGAACGAGCCGATCGGCCGGTTCGGATCCTGAAGGCCGGCACGGGCACGCCGCACCGCGGACGCAACCGCATGCACAGCTTCCCCCTGGCCGATGACACGCGTCTCCAGCGCCTCTTCCATGCGCAGGAGCTTGTCGCGCTCACCCTCCAGCATCTTGTCGACCGGAATACCCGTCCAGCGCGAGACCACCTGCGCGATGTGGTTGGCGGTGACCGCCTCTTCCATCATGCCGGTCTTGTCCTCGGCGGTCTCGGCCTCGGCAACCCTCTGCTCAAGCTTCGGGATCACGCCATAGGCAAGCTCACCCGCGCGGCCGAGATCGCCCGCCCGCTGCGCCGCAGCAAGCTCGCCGCGGGCCTGGTCGAGATCGGCCTTCAGCGTCTGCGCACCGGCGAGCTTGTCCTTTTCCGCGCGCCAGCGCTGGGTCAGCCCGGCGGACTGCTCCTCAAGGTCGGTCAGCTCGCGCTCCAGCTTCTCCAGCCGGTCGCGGGACGGGACGTCGTCCTCTTTCTTCAAGGCCTCGCGCTCGATCTGGAGCTGCATGATGCGGCGGTCCAGCTCGTCCAGCTCCTCGGGCTTCGAGTCCACCTGCATGCGCAGGCGCGCGGAGGCTTCGTCGACGAGGTCGATGGCCTTGTCCGGCAGGAAGCGGTCGGCAATGTAGCGGCTCGACAGCTGGGCGGCGGACACGATGGCGCTGTCCGTCACCCGCACGCCATGGTGCAGCTCGTACTTTTCCTTGAGGCCGCGGAGGATCGAGATGGTGTCCTCCACGCTCGGCTCGTCGACGAACACCGGCTGGAACCGGCGGGCAAGGGCCGCGTCCTTCTCCACGTACTTGCGGTACTCGTCGAGCGTGGTGGCGCCGACGCAGTGAAGCTCGCCGCGGGCCAGAGCCGGCTTGAGCAAGTTGGACGCGTCCATCGCGCCGTCAGACTTGCCGGCGCCCACAAGAGTGTGCACCTCGTCGATGAAGAGGATGACGTTGCCGGCCGCCTTCGTCTCCGAAAGCACGGCCTTCAGCCGCTCCTCGAACTCGCCGCGATATTTCGCGCCCGCAATCAGCGAGCCCATGTCCAGCGACAGGAGCTGCTGGCCCTTCAGGCTTTCCGGCACATCGCCGTTGACGATGCGCTGCGCCAGCCCCTCGGCGATGGCGGTCTTGCCGACGCCGGGCTCGCCAATCAGGATCGGGTTGTTCTTGGTGCGGCGCGACAGGACCTGGATGGTGCGGCGGATCTCCTCGTCGCGGCCGATGACCGGGTCGAGCTTCTGCGCTTTCGCGTCCTCG
This window encodes:
- a CDS encoding adenylate/guanylate cyclase domain-containing protein, giving the protein MTETSVLAPDRNAAKGSWVQRLRLASGLVLFAFVLTHYLNHALGLYSVEVMEAVGAVRRAIWHTDVGTVLLYGALAVHAALALYKTARRRTWRIPIPEALQLVLGLIIPVMLIDHVVGTRGLHDWFDISNSYFAVLELFWPGLLTWQTVLLFVVWVHAVIGLRYWLRLKSWYKRAMPLLLTLAVLVPVLASLGWIEGARRIALTGAGTADLTREAVAWSTPIIHTGRQIILATIAATLLVALAGTLGLFSRGRVSVTYPGQRTVLAKPGLTLLEISRQHGIPHTSVCGGRARCSTCRTRIEEGLDTLPPPDAAERAVLERIRATPDVRLACQLRPRTNLTVHPMFPARDVSGVANVNTDSYRWGVEQPVAVLFVDLRGFTALSERRLAFDVMFILNEYLQLMSRIVFRNGGIVDKFIGDAVMALYGVTTSAEVGARQALTSAAEMIDEIETLNAQLQAQLGETLRIGIGIHAGPAILGRVGTGRAGEGLTALGDTVNIASRLESATKDYGVPMVASGATMAFAGVDASAFDVAQITVRGRTSSLDVHPVKNAAALRAALANTGSREPGVAGRTLAASVAGPRGSENA
- the clpB gene encoding ATP-dependent chaperone ClpB, producing the protein MNIEKFSDRTRGIIQAAQTHAIGESHQQFTTEHILYALLYDNEGMAAGLMTRAGADPKAAQRAVEMAIKKMPKVEGSGAGQLHLTPGVVKVFTQAEKLAEKAGDSYVTVERLLMALAIEPGPSQKILKDAGLTPQALEAAIADIRKGRTADSASAEGNFDSLKKYTRDLTEDAKAQKLDPVIGRDEEIRRTIQVLSRRTKNNPILIGEPGVGKTAIAEGLAQRIVNGDVPESLKGQQLLSLDMGSLIAGAKYRGEFEERLKAVLSETKAAGNVILFIDEVHTLVGAGKSDGAMDASNLLKPALARGELHCVGATTLDEYRKYVEKDAALARRFQPVFVDEPSVEDTISILRGLKEKYELHHGVRVTDSAIVSAAQLSSRYIADRFLPDKAIDLVDEASARLRMQVDSKPEELDELDRRIMQLQIEREALKKEDDVPSRDRLEKLERELTDLEEQSAGLTQRWRAEKDKLAGAQTLKADLDQARGELAAAQRAGDLGRAGELAYGVIPKLEQRVAEAETAEDKTGMMEEAVTANHIAQVVSRWTGIPVDKMLEGERDKLLRMEEALETRVIGQGEAVHAVASAVRRARAGLQDPNRPIGSFMFLGPTGVGKTELTKALASFLFDDETAMCRIDMSEYMEKHAVSRLIGAPPGYVGYEEGGALTEAVRRRPYQVVLFDEIEKAHPDVFNVLLQVLDDGRLTDGQGRTVDFRNTLIIMTSNTGAEFLASQGEHDEVDAVRPQVMEMLRATFRPEFLNRLDEIVLFSRLKRAQMGAIVDIQMGRLRQLLADRKITLELSDDAREWLAARGYDPVYGARPLKRVIQKEIQNPLAEKIIGGEVMDGDTVRATPTSERLVFERIGHGGAVAEAA